In Streptomyces durocortorensis, a genomic segment contains:
- a CDS encoding glycosyltransferase family 2 protein yields MTSLEQGPVNGTGTVQDLPPPRAAPGSPAEWSALSEEFRALSHGGVASIGPDGPVLARPSRRLATHPASFVRTFSPADRRLVALLSLGWLACLVWFWAWWFEPSHRIGWLGMLVNSMLLLYLTYLPVHFLVALIRMRRFDPAVAVPKLRTAFVVTRAPSEGWDIARTTLEAMLGQDFPHPYDVWLCDEDPTEDIIEWCRAHGAGLSCRRGVSGYHRAEWPRRTRCKEGNLAYFYDNWGYADYDVVAQLDCDHVPHPGYLREVVRPFADRSIGYVAAPSVCDSNAAGSWAARGRLQRESMFHGPVQLGHSAGLAPVCIGSHYAVRTRALREIGGLGPELAEDFSTTFLLSSAGWQGAFAIDAEAHGEGPLTFGAMITQEFQWSRSLAVMLLSMLPRHLGRMPLKLRIRFGAALMYYPLLAVATVLGILLPPIAAITGAPWINVNYFEFLGHFWSMSVWLIALTLFCRRRGLLRPKDSPIFSWEIWLFGLSRWPYVAWGVMAAVMQKLRPRQITFKVTPKKRDGPERLPLRTVAPYLLITTLLSGSALAGQFTGPAVGYVFLCILGSASYAAVTLAIGGLHVRETARATGVPVPHALRTAAVPLVAGLLALLPLLFAIVVFPSYLTGFYAW; encoded by the coding sequence ATGACGTCGTTGGAGCAGGGACCCGTCAACGGGACCGGCACCGTCCAAGACCTCCCGCCTCCCCGAGCGGCACCCGGCTCCCCGGCGGAATGGTCCGCACTGAGCGAGGAGTTCCGTGCCCTGTCCCATGGCGGGGTGGCTTCCATCGGCCCGGACGGACCGGTTCTGGCCAGGCCGTCGCGCCGCCTCGCCACCCACCCCGCCAGTTTCGTGCGGACGTTCTCACCGGCCGATCGACGCCTCGTCGCTCTGCTGTCCCTCGGCTGGCTGGCCTGCCTGGTCTGGTTCTGGGCATGGTGGTTCGAGCCGTCCCACCGCATCGGCTGGCTGGGGATGCTCGTCAACAGCATGCTTCTGCTGTATCTGACCTACCTGCCGGTGCACTTCCTCGTCGCGCTGATCCGTATGCGGCGCTTCGACCCTGCCGTAGCGGTGCCCAAGCTCCGTACCGCGTTCGTGGTCACCCGCGCCCCGTCCGAAGGCTGGGACATCGCCCGAACCACCCTTGAGGCGATGCTCGGGCAGGACTTCCCCCACCCGTACGACGTCTGGCTGTGTGACGAGGACCCCACCGAGGACATCATCGAGTGGTGCCGGGCCCACGGCGCCGGCCTCTCCTGCCGCCGCGGCGTGAGCGGCTACCACCGGGCCGAGTGGCCGCGGCGCACCCGCTGCAAGGAAGGGAACCTCGCCTACTTCTACGACAACTGGGGCTACGCCGACTACGACGTGGTCGCTCAGCTCGACTGCGACCACGTGCCGCACCCCGGCTACCTCCGCGAGGTCGTGCGTCCCTTCGCGGACCGGTCCATCGGCTACGTCGCGGCTCCCAGCGTCTGCGACTCCAACGCCGCCGGGTCCTGGGCGGCGCGCGGGCGGCTGCAACGCGAGTCCATGTTCCACGGACCCGTACAACTGGGCCACTCCGCCGGTCTCGCGCCGGTGTGCATCGGCTCGCACTACGCCGTCCGCACCCGGGCGCTGCGGGAAATCGGCGGGCTCGGCCCCGAACTCGCCGAGGACTTCTCGACCACCTTCCTGCTCAGCTCGGCCGGCTGGCAGGGCGCGTTCGCCATCGACGCGGAGGCACACGGCGAGGGCCCCCTCACCTTCGGCGCGATGATCACCCAGGAGTTCCAGTGGTCGCGCAGCCTGGCCGTGATGCTCCTGAGCATGCTGCCGCGCCACCTGGGCCGGATGCCGCTCAAGCTAAGGATTCGCTTCGGCGCGGCGCTGATGTACTACCCGCTCCTCGCCGTGGCGACCGTCCTGGGGATTCTGCTGCCGCCGATCGCCGCGATCACCGGAGCCCCGTGGATCAACGTCAACTACTTCGAGTTCCTGGGGCATTTCTGGAGCATGTCCGTCTGGCTGATCGCGCTGACGCTGTTCTGCCGCCGCCGCGGCCTGCTGCGTCCCAAGGACTCCCCGATCTTCAGCTGGGAGATCTGGCTCTTCGGGCTCTCCCGCTGGCCCTACGTCGCGTGGGGGGTCATGGCAGCGGTCATGCAGAAGCTGCGGCCCCGCCAGATCACCTTCAAGGTCACACCGAAGAAGCGCGACGGCCCGGAGCGGCTGCCGTTGCGCACCGTGGCCCCGTATCTGCTGATCACGACGCTCCTGTCGGGGTCGGCCCTGGCCGGCCAGTTCACCGGCCCCGCCGTCGGATACGTCTTCCTCTGCATCCTCGGTTCGGCCTCCTATGCCGCCGTGACTCTCGCCATCGGCGGACTGCACGTCAGGGAGACGGCACGCGCGACCGGTGTGCCCGTCCCGCACGCCCTGCGTACGGCGGCGGTTCCGCTCGTCGCCGGGCTGCTGGCGCTGCTGCCCCTGCTGTTCGCCATCGTCGTCTTCCCCTCCTATCTCACCGGCTTCTACGCCTGGTGA